One genomic window of Pseudomonas aeruginosa includes the following:
- a CDS encoding ABC transporter permease gives MLLSLEPRGRQSRWMLLASPLLAGLLTLVCGALLFACLGHDPWQTLHTVLVQPLSDLYGLGELLVKAMPILLCALGLALAYQARVWNIGAEGQLLVGALAGSAVAIQLLDWQSRWALAWVLLAGTAAGALWAGFAAWLRTRFNANEILTTIMLNYIALNLLLYGVHGPLKDPDGFNFPQSALFGEASRLPALFEDSRVHLGALFGLLALAAVWVLAQRSFLGFQVRVLGLDRRAAGFVGFREKRLVWFVLLFSGALAGLAGVCEVAGPIGQLVPQVSPGYGYAAITVAFLGRLNPFGILCASLLMALLYLGGEAAQMSLNLPLALTGLFQGMMLFFLLACDVLILYRPRLHGRWRKRPALRDALA, from the coding sequence ATGCTGTTGTCCCTGGAACCGCGCGGCCGGCAGTCGCGCTGGATGCTGCTGGCCTCTCCGCTGCTGGCGGGGTTGCTGACCCTGGTCTGCGGCGCGCTGCTGTTCGCCTGTCTCGGCCACGATCCCTGGCAGACCCTGCATACCGTGCTGGTACAGCCGCTCAGCGACCTCTATGGGCTCGGCGAGCTGCTGGTCAAGGCCATGCCGATCCTGCTCTGTGCCCTCGGCCTGGCACTGGCCTACCAGGCGCGCGTGTGGAACATCGGCGCGGAGGGCCAGTTGCTGGTCGGCGCCCTGGCCGGCAGCGCGGTGGCGATCCAGTTGCTCGACTGGCAGAGCCGCTGGGCGCTGGCCTGGGTGCTGCTCGCCGGCACCGCTGCCGGGGCGCTCTGGGCCGGGTTCGCCGCCTGGCTGCGAACGCGCTTCAACGCCAACGAGATCCTGACCACCATCATGCTCAACTACATCGCGCTGAACCTGCTGCTGTACGGCGTGCACGGGCCGTTGAAGGACCCGGATGGCTTCAACTTCCCGCAGTCGGCGCTGTTCGGCGAGGCCAGCCGCCTGCCGGCGCTGTTCGAGGACAGCCGGGTGCACCTTGGCGCATTGTTCGGCCTGCTGGCGCTGGCGGCGGTCTGGGTGCTGGCGCAGCGCAGCTTCCTCGGTTTCCAGGTCCGCGTGCTCGGCCTCGACCGCCGCGCCGCCGGTTTCGTCGGTTTCCGCGAGAAGCGCCTGGTCTGGTTCGTGCTGCTGTTCTCCGGCGCGCTGGCAGGCCTGGCCGGCGTCTGCGAGGTCGCCGGGCCGATCGGCCAACTGGTGCCGCAGGTCTCGCCGGGCTACGGCTATGCGGCGATCACCGTGGCCTTCCTTGGCCGTCTCAATCCGTTCGGCATCCTCTGCGCCAGCCTGCTGATGGCGTTGCTCTACCTCGGCGGCGAGGCCGCGCAGATGAGCCTCAACCTGCCGTTGGCGCTGACCGGGCTGTTCCAGGGGATGATGCTGTTCTTCCTCCTC